AGCCATGAGGATACGTATGCACGCTGAGGGAGCGAGGGGTCAATTTGTAATTGGCATTGATCTAGGTGGAACTGCCATTAAGTTGGGGCGGTTCGATCGCACCGGACAATGTTTGCAGTCCCTCAGTGTGCCCACACCACAACCCTCTGATCCCAAAGTAGTGTTGGCTGCCATGGTCAAGGCGATCGCCCAACTTGACCCCAACGGTGAAAGTTTAGCGATTGGGGTTGGCACACCTGGCCCCGCTGACGTGACTGGGCGCATTGCCAGAGTCGCCATTAACCTGGGTTGGCAGGATGTTCCTCTTGCGGATTGGTTGGAGGCAGAGATTGGCAAACCCACGCTATTAGCTAACGATGCCAACTGTGCTGGATTAGGCGAATATTGGCTGGGAGCAGGGCGACGATTTCAGAACCTGATTCTGCTAACGTTAGGCACTGGAGTCGGAGGAGCCGTTATTTTAGATGGCAAGCTCTTTACAGGACGCGACGGCACTGCCGGAGAGTTGGGCTTGATCACCCTGGACTATGCCGGACCCAGTTGCAACAGTGGCAACGACGGTTCCCTGGAACAACATGTCTCAGTGCAAGCCATTCGTCGTCGTACCGGGCTAGAGCCAGAGGTCTTGGGGGCAAAAGCCAAAGCCGGAGATGCAGAAGCGATCGCCTTCTGGGAAACCTACGGCTGTGAGTTGGGCGCAGGAATTGCCAGTTTGATTTACATTCTTACTCCCGAAGCTGTATTAATTGGCGGGGGTGTCAGTGCCAGTGCCGAGTTCTTTTTTCCGTCGATGCAAGCGGAGATCGAACGGCGGGTTTTACTCAGTTCTCGCGATGGTTTGCAGTTACTGAGAGCCGAGTTGGGCAACCATGCTGGAATCGTCGGTGCTGCCAAACTGGCATGGCAATTTGTCGATGACTACCCCTCGACGCCTGTAGAGTCTGATACGGCTCGTGAACTGCACCAGACCCAACTGGCATACGTCATGGCATCCGAGATGAGCCAGTTTAAGGCAGGGTTTTTGGCACGCACGTCACATGAGTTGCGATCGCCCCTCAATAGCGTCATCAGCTTGCATCAACTGATCCTGGCAGATTTGGCAGACAGCCCTGAAGAAGAACGAGACTTCATTAATCAGGCTCACACCGCTGCTCAGAAGATGCTGAAACTATTGGATGAATTAATTCGCGTCTCTAAAACGGAGTACGGCACCGAGCAGTTTCAATTGCAGCCCTTGCAACTGGCAATGATGCTCGAAGAGGTAGAACGACTAACTCACTTGCAGGCACAAAATCGGAGTTTGCGACTGGAGGTTGAATTACCGAACCCCAATGTGTATGTCTCTTCTGACCCACGGTGGCTCCATCAAATTTTGCTGAGTCTGATCGACACGCCATTGTCCCTCATGCAGGAGGGAACGGTGCGTGTCACCACTCAGATTTCCTCAAAGGGCGATCGCGCCCTGATTCAAATTGAGGATGAACGCCCACCCCATCATTGGAGCGAACCCATCCATCTGCTGCAATCCCAGCGATCGCCATCCCTGCCTCTGACTGAACTGAAAGAGGCGATCGTTGCGGCTAACAATCACCCTGGCCCAGTGAAGTTTTCTCCAGAGTTTATGCTGCTGATCAACCAAACGCTGTTAGAGCTAATGGGCGGTCATTTAGAACTAGTGTCTATTCCAGTTACAGGTTCCACCCAGGAAATCGGCGTGACTTGCATTCAGTGCTCCATTCCTCTAGTCATGCAAGAGAACCTGTAGGGGTAGAGCAGTCGCTCGATCAGCCACGTAACTTCATCACGGCTCCTCTACTGAATGCTCTGCCCGTACACCAGAAATAATGCTTAAAGAACTCAAGGTGCAAGAGAACTGGTTATGAAAAAAACAACTCAAACCGAACAACCTGTGTTGTTGCCGAATGTCACTTGGCAAAAATTTGAGATGCTGCTGGCAGAGCTAGGGCAAGACCGCACCGTTCGTCTTACCTACGATCGCAACAAGTTAGAGATGCTCACGCCGCTACCAGAGCGCGATCGCTGCAACAAGTTGATTGAGTCCCTGATCCTACTGCTTGCCAACGAGTTAGGCATTTCGGTTGAGTCATGTTTGCCTCTGCTGATCAAAGGTAGTGAACAAGGGTGCGCGGTTGACGTGGATGGGGGCTACTACATCCAGTACCCCGTACCCGATGATGGACATCTTGCCGACTTACCTCACGACGATCCTCCCGACCTGGCAGTCGAAATCGTCATCACCAAGAGCACCTTTGATAAATTGTCGCTCTATGCAGAGCTTGGCATCCCTGAAGTGTGGCGTTATCTCACTCAGGCAGGAGACGATGTGCTCAACGGCAATCTGCTGATTTATCAGCTTCAGGGAGATCGTTACATTGAACATGGCAAAAGTGCTATCTTTCCAGGCTTACCCGCTATCCAGATCATCCAGTTCATTCAACAAAGCGATGCGATCGGTCTGGTACAGGCTTTGCAACTGCTCCGTGCCTGGATTCAAGAGAAGCAAGAGGGGAGTCGGGAATAGGGAGTAGGAAGCAGGGAGCAGGGTGTGGAGTGAAGGGGTAGAAGGTAGGATACCGCTTTCAATCAAATCGTTTAAGCCAGTGCGAGCATCCTGCTCGCAACTCATTCATCTTCAAGCTCAGCAACGCCAATTAAATAACCTGAGTTCGGGATAAGGATCTTGGCGGTTAAAACCGCCGCTACAAGAGCAAAACTGACCTGCGTCGGTTCAGCAACCCTTGATTTCCTGTAGTCCGGGCAGGCGGACTTAGCTCTCATAGCCGCGAATTCATTCGCCAGGTGTTTAATCCGAATTGACGTTAACGACGGGGCGATCGTTGGTAAGGGTGGGTTTTGCCTCCAACTCGATTACAGGGTACAGATTGGTCTGCTAAACCTGCCCGTACAGGTTGCAGATTTACGGCAGAAGGTGAAAGGGCAAGGACTTGAATTAGCAAATAGTACTAGAAAAAACAGTTACAATAATTAATAGTTGTTATATTGCTTAACAAAGCCTTCCCATCGTTTCATTCTTCTTTAGCCATCATGACTATCATCCAACGCTTGAAAGCCCTAACGGTGGCTACGTTTCGACCCAATCTGGCACCCAACTATCCTTCTCAGATTGCCTGGACTGTTTTACGAGTTGTTGCTGGCATCGTCATGATCCATAACGGATTAGACAAGCTGTCTAACATTGAGAGCTTTGCTGAAGCTTATGTCAAAGTCATTGGGCTTCCCTTCCCAATCTTCTTCAGCTATCTTGCTGGCTACACAGAGTTAATCGCTTCTCCCCTATTAGTGCTTGGTCTGTTTACCCGACCAGCCGCACTGGGGTTGTTTTCAACCATGCTCGTTGCCATGTATCACCACATTAAAGTGGCAGGCTTCAGCATCCCCTATTTGGAACTTTCCGCGCTCTATGCGGCGTGCTTCCTGTTCTACACGGTCAATGGCGGTGGATTATTCTCATTGGATGCGCTGATTGCAGGATGGCTCGATGCTGCAACACCAGAGGCTTCTGAACAGCAACGCCAAACTTTAGAGGCATCCTATCAAACGTCAGAAACCGTCTCTCAAAAATAGAGAGCATAAAGGTAGGTCATCCTCTCAGAGAACCTCTGACAAGCTCTGGAGATTCCTCTTGAAGGGGAATTGAGGAAGATCGAGCGCATTTTGGACTCTCATTTGAGATCTGTTTACACGGTAATTTATCAAGGGGGGAGCCAAACTCTAAAGGTTTGGATTCCCCCTTTTTTTGAGGCTACCCTGTACACACAAGTCTTCAACGGAGTGAACTGCGGGAAGCAGGGAAGAAACAGAAGCCTTGCCTGGAGGAGATTTAAGCCTCTTTTACAAAATTTGTTTCTTAGTACTGCTATTCATAGATAGGGTTTGGAAATAAAACCAGGGGGGTGTGGGGGCTGCGCCCCCAGCCAGGGGTTCCACCCCTGCACCCCAAATTCCCACCCTTATTTACGACGAGTTGTACTTAGGAATCTTCATAGCCCCTGCATCCCCCATTTCGGGGGACTTTGAGCCTTTGTTAAAGGCTTGACCCCACCAAAAGCACCCGTACTTGGAATCGATGCGAAGCGCGTCTTTGGGTTCACTGAAACACCTTCTGCTAAGGGGTTTGGGGGAGGCAGTGGTCATTGGTGTCAAGTTAAGAAACGGCAGCAATTGTCAAGGGGTAAGTAAATCAGGAATAAGGTAAAAATGACGATGTTGGGTTTAGTATCAATGGGCAACCCACGGAACGGCAATCCTGATTTACGGCGCTCTGTCAGTGCTCCTGGTCCGAGTAATGAGGAGCTGGAAGTTCGCTTGCGGGAGTATTTAACGCCTGGTACGTTTGCCACTCTCAAAAGGGTGCAGGACAAAGAGCGGAGCTTACGCGACCGAGTTTTGACGTTACCTGTGATGGTAGCGATTGTATTGAGCTTAGTGTATCGGCAGATGAGCGGACTGAGCGAGGTGCTGCGGGTTTTGGAGCAAGAGGGATTGATGTGGGTGGATGCCCAGCGCGTGACACGGCAAGCGTTATAAGAGCGACTGCGGACCCTACCTGCCCTGTTGTTTGCTCAATTGTTTGAGCAGGTTGTGCAACGGATGTCAGTGCAGGCGAATCCTGGAGTGGTTCCAGCTCAATGGCAAGCGGTCGTGCAGCAGTTTGGTGTGATTTGGCTAGCCGATGGCTCAACGCTGGAAGCGATTGCCCACAAACTCCACTCGCTCCAGGAGAATGTCCGTGAGCTAGGGGGCAAGATGATGATGGTGGTGGAAGCTTTTTCTTGTCGCCCTGTTGCCGCTTGGTACACAGAGGATGCCAACACCCACGACCAACGCTGGAACGATGAGTTAATCAAGCGATTGCCCAATGGCGGCTTGCTCATCTTCGACTTAGGCTTCTTCAATTTTGTCTGGTTTGATGCCTTTAGTGAGGCAGGCAAGTATTTTGTCACGCGGTGGAGACAGAAAACCGCAGGTCGCGTCGTTCAGGTCCTCGCTCAAGGTCCTCGCTATCGCGATGAGATTGTGCAGTTGGGTCTCTACCGTTCCAATCCGTGCCGTTACCCGTTACGCCGCGTCTCTGTGCTGTGGGGAACGACTTGGCATCAGTATCTCACCAACGTATTGGACCCCCAAATGCTCTCTGCCCAACAGGTGTGTGACCTCTATGCCCGCCGTTGGCGCATTGAGGAAGCCTTCCTACTCACCAAGCGGTTGCTCGGCTTAGCCTATCTGTGGGTCGGCGGTGCCAACGGCATCAAAATTCAACTGTATGCCACTTGGATGTTTTATGCCCTGTTGATGGACACTTGTGCCCAACTGGCAGTTGCCCTCAACCAACCCTTAGAACGCATTTCCGTCGAAATGGTCTTCCGCTCCTTTTATCATTTCAGTCGAGCCCGACAACAAAACCGAGCAGAGACCCTCATCCCGTTCCTGGTGAAATACCACCAGTCTTTTGGCTTGCTCAAAGCTCAACGCAAGCGACATCGATACATTGCTGCTCAGTCCCTTGACATCTGGGCTGAAACCTTAACTTGACACCAATGGGCAGTGGTGTCCCCCAATGCCTGGTTCTTGAACTCATTGCATCGGTTTTTCAATCTGGGGGAATTGATTTACCAATCTCCTTTTAAGATACAAAAGGGATTAAAAACTTCATTTGCAGATCACTTCTAAGCCCAAAATTTTTTTGTAAAAACCATCTCTTTTCTTCTTTCCTCTTATCCTTTAGCCTTTATCGTTCATCCTTGCTCATAAGCCTTTATCGTTCATCCTTTTTCCCTCTTAGTTTCTTCTCTTTCAGGTGTAATCGGTGTTTAACTTCCGTCGTTGGTTGGGAAAGCCACTCAGATTCTGGGTGATGGGGGCGATCGCTGCTCTGGTCACGGTGTTGAGCGGGGCGATCGCTCTGGCTGATCAACCGTTGTTTGTGGCATATCCGCCTGATGGGCATGAGACAACGGCTGCCAAAATTTTCCTGATTGGAACGGCTCCCCCCGACGGTGAGGTAACGGTCAACGGGCAACCGATTCGCCGCAGTCCTGCGGGACATTTTGCTCCCAGTTTTCCGCTGGAGATGGGCGACAATTTATTTACTCTGCGTCACAGTGACCAGGAGTTGACGATTCGGGTCAACCGCCAATCGACTGCACCCGTCACTCCAACGGGAACTGCCTTTGCAGAGGGGTCGCTGACTCCAGTCGTTGATATCGCCCGTTTGCCAGGAGAACCCATTTGTTTTGAGGCGATCGCCCCAGCCAATGCCACAGTCACGGTGACTGTAGGCACGCAAACGATTCCCGTGTTGCCGCAAAGCAACGCAACGGATCTACCTCCCAACTCAGCAGTGCTCACGGATCAGAGCCAACCGATTGCAACGAACACTGCCCAACCTTATCGGGGTTGTGCTCCGTTCAACCAGGTTGGTGATCTAGGGCAACCCCAGTTTCAACTGGTGTCGGGTGGTCAGACCATTCAGCAAATGGCTCCCGGTCGAGTGACGATCCTTTCACCAACGAACCCAACGGTGATTGAAGTGATTTCAGCCGGGACGGCGCGTACAGGACCCAGCACCGACTATTCTCGTTTAACCCCCCTGCCTATAGGGACAAGAGCCGCTGTGACCGGGCGAGAGGGAAACTGGTTTCGACTCGACTATGGAGCCTGGATTCGGGGCACTGATGTGCAAGTGGTGCCCAACGCCGCTTTGCCTCAGACGCTGATTCGCGGAGTCACGTCTCGCCAGGTTGAAGGCGCGACGGAGATTGTTTTCCCGTTGCAGGTGCCCGTCCCCGTGACCGTACAACAGGGCGATCGCACCTTCACACTGACCCTGCACAACATCACCGCTCAAACCGACACCATTTTTTTGAACGATGACCCCCTGATCGAACGACTCGATTGGCAACAACCCGCTCCCGGTAAGGCGCAATATACTTTCAACCTGAAGTCAAATCAGCAGTGGGGTTACAGCCTGCGCTATGAGGGCACCAGCCTAATTTTGAAATTGCGGCATCCTCCCGTGCTATCGGGGCGATCGCTTACAGGAGCTACTATTCTGCTCGATCCGGGGCATGGTGGCCCTGAAGATTTAGGAGCACGTGGACCCACGGGATACCCCGAAAAGGATGTAGCTCTGGCAGTCTCACTGCTGTTGCGCGATGAGCTAATCGAACGGGGAGCAACAGTTGCCATAACCCGCACAACTGATGTTGATTTACCTCTACAAGATCGAGTGAGTGCCATTGAGCAGCTAGAGCCGACGATCGCCCTCAGTGTCCACTACAACGCCTTACCCGACAGTGGCGACGCAGAAAACACCGCTGGAATTGGCACCTTTTGGTACAACACCCAGGCACACAGCCTTGCCGTGTTTCTGCACAATTATCTGGTGGAAAAGGGCGATCGCCCCTCCTATGGGGTGTTTTGGAATAATCTCGCCCTGACGCGCCCCACCATCGCCCCATGCGTGTTGCTCGAATTGGGATTTATGATCAACCCCAACGAGTTTGAGTGGATTGTTGACCCCACCGCTCAACGTCGGTTGGCAGACACGCTGGCAGATGGCATTGAGGAATGGTTAAAAGGTTGAGAATCCCTGGCGTTGTCAGGACAAAATCAACGCGATCGCAATAGCTGTCGTGCTTCGGTTAAGTTGTCTTTAGCAAACGAATAGTTTGGGTCAATTGCCAGTGCCCGCTCATACTCGGCGATCGCTGCCTCTAGATTACCTTGCTGCTGAAGGGCATACCCTAAATTACTATGAGCTAGAGTGTGAGCACTGGTAGGGACACCTGATTGATCAGGCAAACTTAAGGCACGACGATAATTGTCAATGGCTTCGCTCAGGTTGCCCTGGTCCTCTAACGCTAATCCTAAATTGTTGTAGGCAAACGCATTGCCTGGATTCAGTTGAATCCCCCGACGATAATTGTCAATGGCTTCGCTCAAGTTACCCTGTTCCGCTAACGCATTTCCCAGGTCAATGTAAACAGGAGCATAGTCTGGGTCAAGTTCGATCACCCGACGATAGCTGGCGATCGCCTCACTTAAATTCCCCTGGTTGTGCAGAACCAGTCCCAAGCCATAATGAGCATTGGCATAGTCCGGGTCAATTTCGGTAGCACGGCGATAGTTGATGGCTGCTTCGCTCAGGTTGCCCTCTTCAGCCAACCCCAACCCTAAAGCAAAAAAAGCATAGTCATAGTTGGGGTCGAGTTGAATGGCACGGCGGTAATTAGCGATCGCCTCAGTCAAATTCCTCTGGTCATACAAGGCATCCCCCAAAGCAGCATAAGCATAGGCATAGTTAGGGTCGAGTTGAATGGCACGGCGGTAATTAGCGATCGCCTCAGTCAAATTCCCCTGCATATGCAACGTGCTTCCTAGTCCGCTGTAAGCGTAGGCATAGCCTGGATCAAGTTGAATAGCACGTCTAAGGGTCGTGATGGCTTCACGAAGATTGCCCTCGTCACCCAATGCCCACCCCAACCCGGCATAAGCATAGGCATCATCTGGGTTAAGCTCAATGGCACGACGGAAGTTTGCAATTGCCTCAACCAGATTTCCCTGGTTATACAGAGCATTCCCTAAGCCACCATAAGCAAATGAATTGGTTGGGTCAAGTTGAATGGCACGGCGGTAATTGGCGATCGCCTCAATCAGGTTGCCCTGTTCGTAGAGGGCATTTCCCAGATTACTGTGAGCACTAGAATCGGTGGGATCGAGTTGGATAACCCTGCGAAAAATCCGTTCAGCTTCTTGATAATTGCCTGACTCGCCTGCTGCGATACCTTGCTGATATAAATCATTAATACTTTGAGCAGCAACAACAGTAGGAACTGAAACCAGAGAGAGGGTGAGCAAGAGGGGAAATAACCGACGCAGCATATGGGTTTGGATGGAAGTGTCGAACGGGTTTATCGTAATCCTTGGTCAGCAAAAACTAACCTTAGTTTAGCCGAGACACTCCCAATAAGAACACGTCAAGAGAAAAATAGATTTAGAACTAATAATTGAACCATCGGAATGAGTTAAACCTCTCCTAATCAAGAGACTTACTCTGTATTAAATGTGTGGAAAACTGGTTAATTAAAATTTAGTCTTAACAGCGAGAGATCATCATCAAACGTATCAATTTGATTTAACTCTCTTACTTTTCTAAGAATTTCATCTAAGTCAGAAGTATCGTTTACCGTTGTGAGTAAATGAATGAAGTGGTTTAACCCCCAGGCATCCATATCTGTTTGATTAAAGTCATAAATACCATCACTAAACACATACAGTGTGCTGTTTACCGGAACATCCTGACGCTCACTACTGTAGGTCGTATCGGCAACCATACCAATAGGCAACCCAAAGGTTCTCAACTGTTTAACCTGTGGGGTTGTGTCAGCGGTAGGTGATACTAAAACTGCTGGAGGATGCCCTGCACTGGCGTAGGTTAACTGACGTTTTGCATGGTTATAAACCCCGTACCAGATGGTGAAATATTTGTCATTTTGGCTGTCCATTTGGAAGGTTTCATTTAACACCCGCAATACGTCATGGGGTTGATAGAAATTAGCATCAGGTAAGGATTGCGATCGCAACAAATTCAACACTGTAAT
The window above is part of the Oscillatoria sp. FACHB-1407 genome. Proteins encoded here:
- a CDS encoding sensor histidine kinase, with amino-acid sequence MSQFKAGFLARTSHELRSPLNSVISLHQLILADLADSPEEERDFINQAHTAAQKMLKLLDELIRVSKTEYGTEQFQLQPLQLAMMLEEVERLTHLQAQNRSLRLEVELPNPNVYVSSDPRWLHQILLSLIDTPLSLMQEGTVRVTTQISSKGDRALIQIEDERPPHHWSEPIHLLQSQRSPSLPLTELKEAIVAANNHPGPVKFSPEFMLLINQTLLELMGGHLELVSIPVTGSTQEIGVTCIQCSIPLVMQENL
- a CDS encoding Uma2 family endonuclease, coding for MKKTTQTEQPVLLPNVTWQKFEMLLAELGQDRTVRLTYDRNKLEMLTPLPERDRCNKLIESLILLLANELGISVESCLPLLIKGSEQGCAVDVDGGYYIQYPVPDDGHLADLPHDDPPDLAVEIVITKSTFDKLSLYAELGIPEVWRYLTQAGDDVLNGNLLIYQLQGDRYIEHGKSAIFPGLPAIQIIQFIQQSDAIGLVQALQLLRAWIQEKQEGSRE
- a CDS encoding DoxX family protein is translated as MTIIQRLKALTVATFRPNLAPNYPSQIAWTVLRVVAGIVMIHNGLDKLSNIESFAEAYVKVIGLPFPIFFSYLAGYTELIASPLLVLGLFTRPAALGLFSTMLVAMYHHIKVAGFSIPYLELSALYAACFLFYTVNGGGLFSLDALIAGWLDAATPEASEQQRQTLEASYQTSETVSQK
- a CDS encoding N-acetylmuramoyl-L-alanine amidase family protein yields the protein MGAIAALVTVLSGAIALADQPLFVAYPPDGHETTAAKIFLIGTAPPDGEVTVNGQPIRRSPAGHFAPSFPLEMGDNLFTLRHSDQELTIRVNRQSTAPVTPTGTAFAEGSLTPVVDIARLPGEPICFEAIAPANATVTVTVGTQTIPVLPQSNATDLPPNSAVLTDQSQPIATNTAQPYRGCAPFNQVGDLGQPQFQLVSGGQTIQQMAPGRVTILSPTNPTVIEVISAGTARTGPSTDYSRLTPLPIGTRAAVTGREGNWFRLDYGAWIRGTDVQVVPNAALPQTLIRGVTSRQVEGATEIVFPLQVPVPVTVQQGDRTFTLTLHNITAQTDTIFLNDDPLIERLDWQQPAPGKAQYTFNLKSNQQWGYSLRYEGTSLILKLRHPPVLSGRSLTGATILLDPGHGGPEDLGARGPTGYPEKDVALAVSLLLRDELIERGATVAITRTTDVDLPLQDRVSAIEQLEPTIALSVHYNALPDSGDAENTAGIGTFWYNTQAHSLAVFLHNYLVEKGDRPSYGVFWNNLALTRPTIAPCVLLELGFMINPNEFEWIVDPTAQRRLADTLADGIEEWLKG
- a CDS encoding tetratricopeptide repeat protein produces the protein MLRRLFPLLLTLSLVSVPTVVAAQSINDLYQQGIAAGESGNYQEAERIFRRVIQLDPTDSSAHSNLGNALYEQGNLIEAIANYRRAIQLDPTNSFAYGGLGNALYNQGNLVEAIANFRRAIELNPDDAYAYAGLGWALGDEGNLREAITTLRRAIQLDPGYAYAYSGLGSTLHMQGNLTEAIANYRRAIQLDPNYAYAYAALGDALYDQRNLTEAIANYRRAIQLDPNYDYAFFALGLGLAEEGNLSEAAINYRRATEIDPDYANAHYGLGLVLHNQGNLSEAIASYRRVIELDPDYAPVYIDLGNALAEQGNLSEAIDNYRRGIQLNPGNAFAYNNLGLALEDQGNLSEAIDNYRRALSLPDQSGVPTSAHTLAHSNLGYALQQQGNLEAAIAEYERALAIDPNYSFAKDNLTEARQLLRSR